TCCTCCAACGGCGCAGGCCTCGCCCGCGCCGGAATGCGCGTTTTACTGCGCGTTCATGTTGTTGGAAACATTGGAGAAGGTGTTCTTGAGCTTGGTGCCGAGCGTGGACATCGCGCCGATCGCCGCAACGGCGATCAGGGCGGCGATCAGGCCATATTCGATGGCGGTGGCGCCGCGGCGGTTGCCGGCGAGCTTGCGAAGGAAGGTCATGTCGGTCTCCGTTGGGTCGGGTCTGCCGCCACGCGGCGAAATCGTGGTTATGCGGCCGCGCATTGCCAAAGAACCTCCGCTTCTGGTTAATTTCGCGCTCACCCTGTTCGGCTCATCGCATTTTCACCATGAAATCAAAGGCGTCCGAAGGCCTTCTCCCTACCTCGCATACCGTCCACCCCACGAAGTCGGGATCCACGGTGTTGCTCGGACCGGTTCTGCCACGCGGTCGCGAGACTCCCCTCTCCTGCCCACCGGGCCTGAGATTGAACTGAAACGCCCCTCTTCCCGTTCGTCCTGAGCGAAGTCGAAGGACGGGCTGCAAGCGATGTACTCGGAGCACGTGCTTCGACAGGCTCAGCACGAACGACAGGGTATCGGCTGCGCGCTCAAACCTGATCGGCACGACCCATCAGGAGAGCCGAATACGGAAGCCCAGCCCCTCAGGCGGAGCGATAGCGCCACCGCAGCAGCGGCCGCGCCATCAGCAGCCCGGCGAGGAAGCCGCCGATATGCGCCGCGGCGGCCACCGCCATGCCGTCCAGCCGCCCGGCAAAGCCCACCAGCAGCTGCAGCACGATCCACGCCGCCGCCAGCCAGGCGATATGCGCCCAGCGTGCCACTTCGGGCGGCAGCTTGGTTTCGCGGGGCTTGCCGTAGAGGATCGCATAGGCGCCCACGATCGCGGAGATCGCGCCGGACGCGCCGATCATCGGCACGGTGCTGTGAGGGTCCACCGCATATTGCATGCCGGCCGAGGCGAAGGCGCCCACCAGGAACAGCAGGATGATCGATCCCGGCCCCAGCGCCACCTCCGTCTCCTTGCCGCAATAGCCGAGCATCAGCAGATTGAAGACGAGGTGGATGATGCCGCCATGCAGCAGCGTCGCGCTCAGCGGCGTGAGCCACACCGGCAGCGCGTCCGGCATCGGCGGCCCGCCGATGCGCGCGGGGATGAAACCGCCGAGAAGCGCGGCGCTTTCGGACTGTCCGGCCAGACCGAACAGGGCATAGGCGGCCGCGATGGCGGCGCCCAGCATCAGGGTCGCACGGGGCGGCTCGCTACGCATGGTATCCGGCTCCGGCGGTCAGAAATTCTGGGAAGCCACCCCATCCGTTCGCTTCGAGCGAAGTTCGAGCTTGCCGAGAACGCAGTCGAGAAGGATTCTCGACGGTCGCATCTCGGCTGCGCTCGATGCTGCTCGAACCAAACGGCGGGACTTTGCCATCACGCCCCTGCCCGAGGCGCGTCAGATGAATTCGATGCGCGAGACGACATAATAACGGTCGCCCGACGGCACCGTCACTTCCACGTCGTCGTCCACCTTGCGGCCGATCAGCGCGCGCGCCAGCGGCGAGGAGAAGCTGATCCGGCCGACCTTCGCGTCCGCCTCGGTCTGGCCGACGATCTGATACTTCACCGGCTTGTCGTCCTCGTCCAGCAGATGGACGGTCGCGCCGAACACCACCTTGTCGCCCGAGAGCGTCTTGGGATCGATGATGAGCGCGCGGGAGAGCTTGTCCTCGATGTCGGCGATCATCGCCTCCACCTGGCCCTGCCGTTCCTTGGCCGCATGATATTCCGCGTTTTCGGAAAGGTCGCCATGGGCGCGCGCTTCCTCGATCGCATCGATGATCTGCGGCCGTTCGATTTTGAGACGCGCGAGGTCAGCGTTGAGCATGTCGTAGCCCTCCGCCAGCATCGGCATCTTCTCGTCGGTCGCCATCGGCACTCATCCCTTCACTTCGTAATAGCGTCACCCCGCGCCGCCTCTCGGCGACGCACCATCCTAACGATGTCGGGAGGCGGCGCGATCACGCATGATAGGATTGGAGCGAGCGCACTTCAAGCGTGCGATCCCGCATCGCGGCAATCGCATCCACCGCCGCCACGCCGGCGGCCGCCGTGGTGAAGTAAGGGATGCGCCCCTGCAGCGCGGACGCGCGGATGGATTTGCTGTCCTGCAGGCTCTGCCAGCCCTCGGTGGTGTTCAGGACGAGCGCGATATCGCCGTCCTTCATCCGGTCCACGATGTGCGGGCGGCCCTGCGCCACCTTGTTCACCGTCTCCACCGTCAGGCCATGCTCGCGCAGATATTCGGCGGTGCCGGTCGTCGCCACGATCTCGAAGCCGAGATCGATCAGCTTGCGTACGGCCGGTTCCACCACCGTCTTGTCGGACGGCTTGACCGAGACGAACACGGTGCCGCTCTTCGGCAGCACGGTGCCCGCGCCCAGCTGACTCTTGGCGAAGGCGGTCGCGAAATCGCGATCGATTCCCATCACTTCACCCGTGCTCTTCATTTCGGGCGAGAGGACCGGATCGACGCCGGGGAAGCGTGCCCAGGGGAAGACGGCCTCCTTCACGGCCGAATGCTTCACGTCCAGATCGATCTTCGGCAGCGCGGCCAGCTTCTCGCCAGCCATCACGCGCGCCGCGATCTTGGCGATCGGCGCCCCCACCGCCTTGGCCACGAACGGCACGGTGCGGCTGGCGCGCGGGTTCACCTCGATCAGATAGACCTCGCCATCCTTCACCGCGAACTGGACGTTCATCAGCCCCTTCACGTTCAGCGCGCGGGCCAAGGCATCGGCCTGCCGCTCGATCTCGGCGACGATATTCTTGGGCAGGCTGTGCGGCGGCAGCGAGCAGGCGCTGTCGCCCGAATGGACGCCCGCTTCCTCGATATGCTGCATCACGCCCGCGATCACGACGTCGGTGCCGTCGCAGATCGCATCGACATCCACTTCGGTCGCGTCGCGCAGATAGCGGTCGATCAGCACCGGGCTGTCGCCCGACACCAGCACGGCGGTGGTGATATATTGCTCCAGCTGCGCCTGCGTCTCGACGACTTCCATCGCCCGGCCGCCCAGCACGTAGGAGGGGCGCGTCAGCACCGGATAGCCGATCCGCTCGGCCACCGCGATCGCCTCTTCCCGGCTGCGGGCGATGCCGTTGGCGGGCTGCTTGAGGCCGAGCTTCTCGACCAGAGCCGCGAAGCGCTCGCGATCCTCGGCCAGATCGATCGCGTCCGGGCTGGTGCCCAGGATCGGGATACCGGCCTTTTCCAGCTCCTGCGCCAGCTTCAGCGGGGTCTGCCCGCCAAACTGCACGATCACGCCGACCAGCTCGCCCCGGCTCATCTCGACATGCAGGATCTCCAGCACGTCCTCGGCCGTCAACGGCTCGAAATAGAGGCGGTCGGACGTGTCATAGTCGGTGCTCACCGTCTCCGGATTGCAGTTGACCATGATCGTCTCATAGCCCGCATCGCTCAGCGAGAAGCAGGCGTGGCAGCAGCAATAATCGAATTCGATGCCCTGCCCGATCCGGTTCGGCCCGCCGCCCAGGATCACGATCTTGCGACGATCGCTCGGGACGGCCTCATTCTCCGGCTCCCCGAAGCTCGGCGCCTCGTAGGTGGAATACATGTAGGGCGTCTTCGCCTCGAACTCGGCGGCGCAGGTGTCGATCCGCTTGAAGACCGGCCGCACGCCCAGCTTGTGGCGATGCGCGCGCACCTCGGCCTCGGTCACGCCGCCCGACATGCTCTTGATCGCATCGTGGACGATGCCCGATCCGCGCGCCTGCTCGCGGCTCATGCCGGCGAGGTTGGCGGACTGGAGCGACAGGAAGGCGAGGCGCTTGTCGGAGAAGCCCATCGCCTTCAGCCGGCGCATGCCGGCGGCATCGTTGGGCAGGCCGTCGCGGCACACCACGGCCTCGGCCTCGACGATCTCGCTCAGCCGCGTGATGAACCACGGATCATATTTGGCGATGTGGCACACGTCGGCGACGGTGAAGCCCTCACGCAGCGCCTGCGCCGCGATCAGCAGCCGGTCCGGCGTCGGCTCGGCCAGGGCCGCCTCGATCTCGGGGCGCGGCGCGCCCTGCAGGCGATCGACGATGTTGAGCCCCGAAAGCCCCGTCTCCAGACCGCGCAGCGCCTTCTGCAGGCTCTCGTGGATGTTGCGGCCGATCGCCATCACCTCGCCCACCGACTTCATCGCCGTGGTCAGGTGATCGCTCGCGCCCTTGAACTTCTCGAAGGCGAAGCGCGGAATCTTGGTGACGACATAGTCGATCGTCGGCTCGAAGCTGGCCGGCGTCGCGCCGGTGATGTCGTTGTCGATCTCGTCGAGCGTGTAGCCCACCGCCAGCTTCGCCGCGACCTTCGCGATCGGGAAGCCCGTCGCCTTCGACGCGAGCGCGGAGGAGCGCGACACGCGCGGGTTCATCTCGATCACGACGAGACGGCCGTCCTTCGGATTCACCGCGAACTGAACGTTCGAACCGCCTGTTTCCACGCCGATTTCACGCAGGACCGCGATGCTCGCGTTCCGCATGATCTGATATTCCTTGTCGGTCAGCGTCAGCGCCGGCGCGACGGTGATCGAGTCACCGGTGTGGATGCCCATCGGGTCCACATTCTCGATCGAGCAGATGATGATGCAATTGTCGTTGCGATCCCGCACCACCTCCATCTCATATTCCTTCCAGCCGAGGACGCTCTCCTCGACGAGGACTTCGGTGGTCGGCGAAAGGTCGAGCCCGTTGGTGACGATCTCGATGAATTCCTGGCGGTTATAGGCGATGCCGCCGCCCTGCCCGCCCATCGTGAAGCTGGGGCGGATGATCGAGGGCAACTGGACGAAGTCCAGCGCCTCCAGCGCCTCGTCGATCGTGTGGGCGATGCGGCTGCGCGGGGATTCCAGCCCGATCTTGTCCATCGCGTCGCGGAACTTCAGCCGGTCCTCGGCCTTGTCGATCGCCTCGGCATCGGCGCCGATCATCTGGACGCCATATTTCTCCAGCGTGCCGTCATGGAACAGCGCCAATGCGGTGTTCAGCGCGGTCTGGCCGCCCATCGTCGGCAGCACCGCATCGGGACGCTCCTTCTCGATGATCTTGGCGACGATCTCGGGCGTGATCGGCTCGATATAGGTCGCGTCCGCCATGTCCGGATCGGTCATGATCGTCGCGGGATTCGAATTGACGAGGATGATGCGATAGCCCTCCTCGCGCAGCGCCTTGCAGGCCTGCGTACCCGAATAATCGAACTCGCAGGCCTGACCGATGACGATCGGGCCGGCGCCGATGATGAGGATCGAGGAGATATCAGTCCGCTTGGGCATTCGTCATCCAATTGTCGCGCGGCTGGATCCGCGCATCCTGGGGCAGGCGAGCGCGCAGGCACTGAGCATTGGCCTCGGTGCTGCGCGTCACGGCGAATTTGTAGGTCTGGCCGGCGCCATCGACGGCGACCCGTTCGAAATCGTCGATCCCGCAGGTCTTCATCGAGCCCGGCAGATCGACCGACGCCGCCGCCCGCACCTCATAGCGCACTCCGTCCGACGCCATGTGCGGCGGAACATAGGCCCGGAACAGAACCGAGGCGGTGGAGACGGCGAGGGCAAGCGAGGCGATCATGCAAGGAATGTCCGAAAAGCGGGAAATTCCGCTCCGTTCGCACTTGCAGCATTAACAAAAACGGTATGCACGCTCGTTAACGGCGCGTTTACGCCGCGCGTCGCCATCACGCTGCCGCCTTTGGGAGCTGGCGCACGAACTGCTCGAACAGATAGTGGCTGTCCTGCGGGCCGGGGCTCGCCTCCGGGTGATATTGCACCGAGAAAGCGGGCTTGTCCGTCAGGCGCAGGCCGGCGAGGCTGCCGTCGAACAGCGAGACATGGGTCGGCTCGGCATTGGCCGGCAGCGATTCGGTCACGACCGCGAAGCCGTGATTCATGCTGGTGATCTCCACCCGCCCGTCGTCGCTGCGCTTCACCGGATGGTTCGCGCCGCGATGGCCCTGATGCATCTTCTCGGTCTTCGCACCCACGGCAAGGCCCAGCAGCTGGTGGCCGAGGCAGATGCCGAAGATGGGCTTGGCGATCTTCAGCAGCGCCTGGATCACCGGCACGGCATAGGTGCCGGTCGCGGCCGGATCGCCGGGGCCGTTCGAGAGGAACACGCCGTCCGGCTGGTGCGCCATCACGTCCTCGAAGGTCGCGGTCGCGGGCACCACCGTCACGCGCGCACCGGCGGCGACGAGATTGCGCAGGATGTTCCGCTTCAGGCCATAATCGATCGCGACGACATGCGGGCCGTCCGGGTTCGCGGCGTGGGCCGCATAGCCCTCGCCCAGCGTCCACAGCCCGTCATCCCACGTGTAGCTCTGCGTGGCCGACACCTCGATCGCGAGGTCCATGCCCTCCAGGCCCGGCCACTCGCGCGCCTGGCGCTTCAGCGCGTCCAGATCGAACTCGCCCTTCGCATTGTGCGCGATCACGCCGTTGGGCGCGCCCTGGATGCGGATGGCGCGGGTCAGCGCACGCGTATCGACACCCGCCAGACCGATGCGGCCGTTCGAGCGCAGCCAGGCGTCGAAGCCCTGCGTCGACCGGAAATTGGAGGGATCGGTCACGTCCTCGCGAACGATGCAGCCCAGCGCGTGCGGGTTGATCGCCTCCACGTCCTCGGCATTGGCGCCGACATTGCCGATATGCGGGAAGGTGAAATTCACGATCTGGCCCGCATAGGAGGGATCGGTCATCACCTCCTGATAGCCGGTCATCGCCGTGTTGAAGCACACTTCGCCCACGGAAGCGCCTTCGGCACCGAATCCCTTGCCCCAGATGACGGTGCCGTCACCAAGGACCAGAACTCCTGTCGCTCCTTCAGGCGCGCGTTGAGGCGTGGCGTCAGCCATGTTGGGCGGGCACTCCGTTTGATTGTTGCGATGTCGCTAAGGGTCGCCCGCTACCCCCCCTCGGTGGCAGGGTCAACTCTACCAAATGCCGGCCCGCTGGGCTATCTCTCCGCCTTTCCGACATTCGAGAGCGATATGATCCGAGACGACGTGAAGGCGGCGCAGATTGCCGCCATGAAGGGTGGCGACAAGGCCACGGTGGCCGCGACGCGCCTGATTCAGGCCGCGATCAAGAATCGCGACATCGAGCTGCGCACCGCGTCGAGCGCGCCGGATGACGACCTTCTGGTCACCGAAGTCCTGCAAAAAATGATCAAGCAGCGCCGCGAATCGATCGAAATGTTTCGCAAGGGCGGTCGCGAGGAATTGGCGGCCGCCGAAGAAGGCGAACTCGCCGTGATCGAGCGATTCCTGCCGAAGCAGATGAGCGAGGACGAGGCCAAGGCCGCGATCGACGCGCTGGCGACCGAACTGGGCGCGGACAGCGTGAAGGACATGGGCCGCGTGATGGCCGCGCTGAAGGAGCGTTTCGCGGGCCAGATGGACATGGCCAAGGCCAGCGGGCTGGTGAAGGCGCGGCTGGGGTGATCTGACGCGCGGGCGTCACGCGAATCGGTTGCGCTCCCCTCCCGCTTGCGGGAGGGGTTGGGGGTGGGCAAGCCGACCTTCAAATCGCGCGACACGCAAACCGCAAAAGCCCTTCGCCACGCCGCTACGCCGGCCGAGCGTCGCCTTTGGCACTGTCTCGCGCGCCGCCAACTCTGCGGGCACAAATTCAGCCGCCAGATGCCGATCGGCTCTTACGTCGTCGATTTTTTGTGTCGGGACCGGAAGCTGATCGTCGAACTCGATGGATACAGCCATGATCTGAGGATCGAGGCGGATCAACAGCGCACCGATTGGCTCGAGAGCGAAGGTTATCGCGTTATCCGGTTTAGCAATGCCGAGGTCATGGAGACGCTCGAAGGCATCCTGCTCTCCATCAGCGCCGCGCTTGCCGAACGCGTGCCTGCCCACCCCCAGCCCCTCCCGCAAGCGGGAGGGGAGGTTTTGAACGCATGACCCTCTCCCCCCAATTCCTCGACGAGCTCCGCGCCCGCACGCATCTGTCCGCGCTCATCGGCCGCTCGGTGAAACTCACCAAGGCCGGGCGCGAGTATAAAGGCTGCTGCCCGTTCCACGACGAGAAGACCCCCAGCTTCTACGTCAATGACGACAAGGGCTTCTATCACTGCTTCGGCTGCTCGGCGCACGGCGACGCGATCCGTTTCCTGACGGAGGCGCGCGGCCTGCCCTTCATCGATGCGGTGAAGGAGCTGGCGGCCGCCGCCGGGCTCGACATGCCCGCACCCGATCCCCGCTCCGCCGAGCGGGCCGAGCGCGCGACCGGCCTCACCAGTGCGAGCGAGGCCGCCGCGCGCTGGTTCACGGAACAATTGCAGGGCATCGGCGGGGCGGATGCGCGCGCCTATCTCCAGAAGCGCGGCATTTCCGAGCCGCTGGCCAAGGCGTTCGGCATCGGCTTCGCGCCGGATGCGCGCGGCAAGCTCAAATCCGCCCTCGCCAGCTTCGGCGATGACACGCTGGTGGAAGCCGGCCTGCTCATCAAGGTCGAGGAGAAGGAGCCTTACGATCGCTTTCGCGGCCGCCTGATGATCCCGATCCGGGACCAGCGCGGGCGCACGATCGCGTTCGGCGGCCGCATCCTGGATCAGGGCGAGCCCAAATATCTGAATTCGCCCGATACGCCCCTGTTCGACAAGGGCCGCACCCTGTTCAACGTCGATCGCGCCGGGCCCGCCTCGCGCAAGGCCGGGCGGCTGATCGTCGTGGAAGGCTATATGGACGTGATCGGGCTGGCCAAGGCCGGGATCGACGAGGCGGTCGCGCCCAACGGCACCGCCGTCACCGAGCATCAGCTGGAGCGGATGTGGCGGCTGGCCGAAATCCCGATCCTGTGCCTCGACGGCGACAAGGCCGGGCAGAAGGCCGCCGTGCGCGCCGCGCATCGCGCGCTGCCGATGATCGCGCCCGGCCGCAGCCTCGCCTTCGCCACGCTGCCGGCGGGGCAGGATCCGGACGATCTGGTGAAATCGGGCGGCGCGCCCGCCGTCGAGGCCGTGCTGGCCAATACCAAGCCGCTCGTCGACCTGATCTGGGAGAGCGAACTCGCCGCCGCGCCGCTCACCACGCCCGAGGCACGCGCGGGCCTGCGCCAGCGGCTGGGCGATCTCGCCCGCACGATCGCCGACGGCAATGTGCGCGAACAATATCAGAGCGAATTCCGCCGCCGCTTCGACGCGCTCTATGCCGCCGCGCCGCCCGAGCCCTATCGTGGCGGGGGCGGAGGCCAGAATTTCCGAAGCGGTGGCCAGCGCCCGTTCGGACGCGGCGGCCGCTCCGGCGGCTTCCAGCCCCCGCTCCGCCCCGCGACCGAGCCCGCCCGCGCGATCGGTCGCGGCGGGATCGATCTGATGCTGGCCCGCGCGGTGCTGGCCGGGCTCATCCTCCGGCCCGAACTGATCGGCGATCATGCCGAGGCGCTTTCTGGGCTTCCCCTGCCCGACGAGGCGCTGTCGGGCCTGCGCGACGCCATGGTGGATGCGATCGTGACGCAGGGATCGCTTGAAAGCACCGACATCGCCCACATATTGGGCAGAGCTGGTGTCGGTAGCACCGCAAATCGGCTACTCGGCACCAACGGACTTGCCTTTTCCTTCCTCCGCAGCGATGCGGATCCATTGCGTGCGGCGCGCGACCTGGGAGAGGCGATCGAGGTGCTGGCGACGCGACCCGCGATCGACGCGGCGCTCGCGGAGGCGACTAGGGCGTTCGCTGCCTCGACCGACGAGGCGGCGTTTGCCGAACAGCAGAGGCTGACGCTCGAAAGGGCCGAAGCCGAACAGCGGCTCCTCGCTTTGTTGGGGCCGGAAGACGAGTAGAAGCGTTCTTGCAACGCACGTGCATCGGGATCGAAGCAGCAGATGGCGAAGACAAACGTGGCGGTGGCAAATGGCAGCGGTGACGGCGGTGATGGCGGCGATGCGCCCCTCATCGATCTGAACGAGGCCAGCCTCAAGAAGCTGATCGCCCGCGCCAAGAAGCGCGGCTACATCACCTATGATGAGCTGAACGAGGCGCTGCCGCAGGATCAGATGTCCTCCGAGCAGATCGAGGATGTGATGGCGGCCATCAACGAGATGGGCGTCAACATCGTCGAGAATGAGGATGCGGGCGAGGACGGCGAGCAGCAGCCCCAGAACGACGATTCCGACGACGAGCAGAGCGACGACGGCTCGGGCGAGGTCACCACCTTCACGGCCGCCACGCCGAAGAAGGAGACGGTCGATCGCACCGACGATCCCGTCCGCATGTATCTGCGCGAGATGGGCGCTGTGGAGCTGCTGTCGCGCGAGGGCGAGATCGCCATCGCCAAGCGCATCGAGGCCGGACGCGACACGATGATTCAGGGGCTGTGCGAAAGCCCGATCACCTTCAACGCCATCATCGACTGGTCGACCCAGCTCAACGAAGGCACGATGCAGTTGCGCGAGATCCTCGATCTCGACGCGATGGTCTCCAAGGGCCCGACCGCCGAGCAGGTGGAAGGCGCCGAGGACGACGATTCGGGCGAGATCAGCGAGAAGTCGGCCGGCCCCTCCTTCAAGGAAGAGGAAGAGCCGGAGGAAGCTTCCGTCGACGGCGACGAGGATGAGGACGGCCAGGGCGGCGCCCGCCCGCCGCGCCCGTCGGACGACGACGAAGAGGATAACACGCTCAGCCTCGCCCAGATGGAGGAGCAGCTGAAGCCGCAGGCGCTGGAGCGCTTCGCGACCATCACCGATCTCTATCGCAGCTTCGCCAAGGTACAGGCGGCGCGCGTCGCCGCGATGGGCGTGGGCGACGATTTCCCCGCCGCGCAGGAAGCCAAATATCAGAAGCTGCGCGAGGACCTCACCGCCGAGGTGGAGAGCGTCAAGTTCCACGGCGCGAAGATCGAGCATCTCGTCGACCAGCTCTATTCGTTCAACCGCCGCCTGACGGCGCTGGGCGGCCAGATGCTGCGTCTGGCCGAGCGCCACAAGGTCAACCGCAAGGACTTCCTGGACCGCTATGTCGGTCATGAGACCGAGGAAGGCTGGCTGGAGCGCGTCGGCACGATCGACAAGAAGTGGACCGCCTTCGCCACGAACGAGGGCGTCGCCGTCGAGCGCGTACGCGCCGAGATCGCCGAAATCGCGCAGGCGACCGGCATGGCGCTCACCGAGTTCCGCCGCATCGTCAACATGGTCCAGAAGGGCGAGCGCGAGGCGCGCATCGCCAAGAAGGAAATGGTCGAGGCGAACCTGCGTCTCGTGATCTCGATCGCGAAGAAATATACGAACCGTGGCCTGCAGTTCCTGGATCTCATTCAGGAGGGCAATATCGGCCTGATGAAGGCGGTCGATAAGTTCGAATATCGCCGCGGCTACAAGTTCAGCACCTACGCCACCTGGTGGATCCGTCAGGCGATCACGCGCTCGATCGCGGATCAGGCGCGCACGATCCGTATCCCGGTCCACATGATCGAGACGATCAACAAGCTCGTCCGCACCAGCCGTCAGTTCCTCCACGAGACCGGCCGCGAGCCGACCCCGGAAGAGCTGGCCGAGCGCCTCTCGATGCCGCTCGAGAAGGTCCGCAAGGTGATGAAGATCGCCAAGGAGCCGATCTCCCTCGAAACGCCGATCGGCGACGAGGAGGACTCGCACTTGGGCGATTTCATCGAGGACAAGAATGCGATCATCCCGGTGGATGCGGCGATCCAGGCGAATTTGAAGGAAACGGTCACCCGCGTCCTCGCCTCGCTCACCCCGCGCGAGGAGCGCGTGCTGCGCATGCGCTTCGGCATCGGCATGAACACCGATCACACGCTGGAGGAAGTGGGCCAGCAATTCTCGGTGACCCGCGAGCGCATCCGCCAGATCGAGGCGAAGGCGCTCCGCAAGCTGAAGCACCCGAGCCGCAGCCGCAAGATGCGGAGCTTCCTCGACCAGTAAGGTCGGGCGCTCTCCCCACTATCGTTTGTGCTGAGCCTGTCGAAGCACCGCTCTTCCTTCGGGCAGGCGGTCGCTCCGGCAGGCTCAATGCTGTCGGGGCTCCGAGACATTCGTCATTGCGAGCGCAGCGAAGCGATCCAGCTCCGACAGTGCGGGACTGGATTGCTTCGCTGCGCTCGCAATGACGACTTGGATATGGCAGCGAAATCGCACCACGCCGGTCAGGCGGGAGTAGATTCCTCGCGCTCCACTTCCTCCGCCGCCCGCATCTCCTTCAGCTCCCGCACGAAGCCCAGCGACAGCCCGTGATACAGCTTCTCCGGCGCGACGAAGCCGCTCGCCGCGTCCGCGATCAGGGCTGAGGCGAAGAGCGGGATGACGAGCTGGTGGCTGCCCGTCGCCTCGGCGATGATCACCACCGCCGTCAGCGGCGCGCGCACCACGCCGGTAAAGTAAGCGATCATGCCGAGCAGCACGACCGGCCCCAAAGGCGTGCCCGGCAACAGATGCGCGAGCACATTGCCCAGTTCCGCCCCCACCGAGAGCGACGGCGCGAAAATGCCGCCCGGAGCACCGCTCACCGCCGTCGCGATCGTGGCGATCGCGCGCGGCACGATCATCCACCACGCCTGCGGCACACCCTCCACCAGTTCGCGCGTGGTCGCATAGCCCGTCCCCCAGCTCGATCCGTGGCTCAGCACGCCCATCGCCGCGACGATCGCGCCACACGCCCCCGCGAACAGCACCGGACGCGAGCGCAGGCGATGGAGCAGCGACTGGCCCGGCTTCAGCGCGAACAGCATCGCCCGGCTGAACAGCCCGCCGCACACGCCGCCCGCAATCCCGGCGATCGGCGTGACCACCAGAGCCACGCGGAACGGCAGCGGACTGTGGACCGCCCCCAGATAGACATAGTCGCCGGCGATGCCGAGGCTGACGAGGCCCGCGATCATCACCGCCATCATCACCAGCGCCGCCATCCTCTGCTCATAGGCGGCGGCCAGCTCCTCGATCGCGAAAGCGACGCCGGCCAGCGGCGTGTTGAACGCCGCCGCCACGCCTGCGGCGCCGCCCGCGATCACGACGCCGCTCGTGATCGGCACGCGCAGCCAGCGGTGGACCGCCACGTTCAGCGCGGCGGCCAGCTGTACGGTCGGCCCTTCGCGCCCCACGGCCGCGCCCGCCAGCAGCATCACCGAGGTCAGCACCGTCTTCGCCACCACGACGGGAAGTTTCAGATAGGGGCTCGTCCCCGCCTGCTCCGGG
This DNA window, taken from Sphingomonas sp. AP4-R1, encodes the following:
- a CDS encoding GatB/YqeY domain-containing protein, with amino-acid sequence MIRDDVKAAQIAAMKGGDKATVAATRLIQAAIKNRDIELRTASSAPDDDLLVTEVLQKMIKQRRESIEMFRKGGREELAAAEEGELAVIERFLPKQMSEDEAKAAIDALATELGADSVKDMGRVMAALKERFAGQMDMAKASGLVKARLG
- the greA gene encoding transcription elongation factor GreA gives rise to the protein MATDEKMPMLAEGYDMLNADLARLKIERPQIIDAIEEARAHGDLSENAEYHAAKERQGQVEAMIADIEDKLSRALIIDPKTLSGDKVVFGATVHLLDEDDKPVKYQIVGQTEADAKVGRISFSSPLARALIGRKVDDDVEVTVPSGDRYYVVSRIEFI
- a CDS encoding endonuclease domain-containing protein — protein: MGKPTFKSRDTQTAKALRHAATPAERRLWHCLARRQLCGHKFSRQMPIGSYVVDFLCRDRKLIVELDGYSHDLRIEADQQRTDWLESEGYRVIRFSNAEVMETLEGILLSISAALAERVPAHPQPLPQAGGEVLNA
- a CDS encoding rhomboid family intramembrane serine protease, translated to MRSEPPRATLMLGAAIAAAYALFGLAGQSESAALLGGFIPARIGGPPMPDALPVWLTPLSATLLHGGIIHLVFNLLMLGYCGKETEVALGPGSIILLFLVGAFASAGMQYAVDPHSTVPMIGASGAISAIVGAYAILYGKPRETKLPPEVARWAHIAWLAAAWIVLQLLVGFAGRLDGMAVAAAAHIGGFLAGLLMARPLLRWRYRSA
- the carB gene encoding carbamoyl-phosphate synthase large subunit, which translates into the protein MPKRTDISSILIIGAGPIVIGQACEFDYSGTQACKALREEGYRIILVNSNPATIMTDPDMADATYIEPITPEIVAKIIEKERPDAVLPTMGGQTALNTALALFHDGTLEKYGVQMIGADAEAIDKAEDRLKFRDAMDKIGLESPRSRIAHTIDEALEALDFVQLPSIIRPSFTMGGQGGGIAYNRQEFIEIVTNGLDLSPTTEVLVEESVLGWKEYEMEVVRDRNDNCIIICSIENVDPMGIHTGDSITVAPALTLTDKEYQIMRNASIAVLREIGVETGGSNVQFAVNPKDGRLVVIEMNPRVSRSSALASKATGFPIAKVAAKLAVGYTLDEIDNDITGATPASFEPTIDYVVTKIPRFAFEKFKGASDHLTTAMKSVGEVMAIGRNIHESLQKALRGLETGLSGLNIVDRLQGAPRPEIEAALAEPTPDRLLIAAQALREGFTVADVCHIAKYDPWFITRLSEIVEAEAVVCRDGLPNDAAGMRRLKAMGFSDKRLAFLSLQSANLAGMSREQARGSGIVHDAIKSMSGGVTEAEVRAHRHKLGVRPVFKRIDTCAAEFEAKTPYMYSTYEAPSFGEPENEAVPSDRRKIVILGGGPNRIGQGIEFDYCCCHACFSLSDAGYETIMVNCNPETVSTDYDTSDRLYFEPLTAEDVLEILHVEMSRGELVGVIVQFGGQTPLKLAQELEKAGIPILGTSPDAIDLAEDRERFAALVEKLGLKQPANGIARSREEAIAVAERIGYPVLTRPSYVLGGRAMEVVETQAQLEQYITTAVLVSGDSPVLIDRYLRDATEVDVDAICDGTDVVIAGVMQHIEEAGVHSGDSACSLPPHSLPKNIVAEIERQADALARALNVKGLMNVQFAVKDGEVYLIEVNPRASRTVPFVAKAVGAPIAKIAARVMAGEKLAALPKIDLDVKHSAVKEAVFPWARFPGVDPVLSPEMKSTGEVMGIDRDFATAFAKSQLGAGTVLPKSGTVFVSVKPSDKTVVEPAVRKLIDLGFEIVATTGTAEYLREHGLTVETVNKVAQGRPHIVDRMKDGDIALVLNTTEGWQSLQDSKSIRASALQGRIPYFTTAAAGVAAVDAIAAMRDRTLEVRSLQSYHA
- a CDS encoding Flp family type IVb pilin, which codes for MTFLRKLAGNRRGATAIEYGLIAALIAVAAIGAMSTLGTKLKNTFSNVSNNMNAQ
- the carA gene encoding glutamine-hydrolyzing carbamoyl-phosphate synthase small subunit, which encodes MADATPQRAPEGATGVLVLGDGTVIWGKGFGAEGASVGEVCFNTAMTGYQEVMTDPSYAGQIVNFTFPHIGNVGANAEDVEAINPHALGCIVREDVTDPSNFRSTQGFDAWLRSNGRIGLAGVDTRALTRAIRIQGAPNGVIAHNAKGEFDLDALKRQAREWPGLEGMDLAIEVSATQSYTWDDGLWTLGEGYAAHAANPDGPHVVAIDYGLKRNILRNLVAAGARVTVVPATATFEDVMAHQPDGVFLSNGPGDPAATGTYAVPVIQALLKIAKPIFGICLGHQLLGLAVGAKTEKMHQGHRGANHPVKRSDDGRVEITSMNHGFAVVTESLPANAEPTHVSLFDGSLAGLRLTDKPAFSVQYHPEASPGPQDSHYLFEQFVRQLPKAAA